Proteins from one Fibrobacter sp. genomic window:
- a CDS encoding V-type ATP synthase subunit A, whose protein sequence is KIIGVNGNLIRVKFESAVSQNEVAYAKLLSKNAEGKSEVIPLKSEVIRIRGDYAELQVFEDTTGLKAGDEVEFTGELLSVELGPGLLTQVFDGLQNPLPELAEQCGFFLQRGKYLPALPRDKKWAFTPVAKVGDVLVAGDTVGTVPEGVFTHRIMVPFKVLGKVTVESVVAAGEHVVEDVVAVVKNEKGEKIEIKMVQTWPVKMPIKAFEERLRPTKPLTMQQRIVDTFFPVMQGGTFCTPGPFGAGKTVLQQLMSRYADVDIVILAACGERAGEVVETLREFPELIDPRTGKSLMERTLIICNTSSMPVAAREASVYTGVTLAEYYRQMGLNVLLLADSTSRWAQALREMSGRLEEIPGEEAFPAYLESVIAAFYERGGVVRLKDGSTGSVTIGGSVSPAGGNFEEPVTQATLKVVGAFLGLSRERSDQRRFPAIHPLDSWSKYEGIIDSKKVAEARKILAAGVDVNNMMKVVGEEGTSIDDFITYLKSEYLDAVYLQQDAYHEIDAACTGDRQKYVFDKVYSILKTPMTFAEKDVARTFFLKLTQATKDWNRVAIDSAEFKDIESNITASVKEVTANA, encoded by the coding sequence GAAAAATCATCGGCGTCAACGGTAACTTGATTCGCGTCAAGTTCGAAAGCGCCGTATCTCAAAACGAAGTGGCATACGCCAAGTTGCTTTCCAAGAATGCAGAAGGCAAGTCCGAAGTTATCCCGCTGAAGAGCGAAGTCATCCGAATCCGCGGCGACTACGCTGAACTTCAGGTGTTCGAAGACACCACCGGCCTCAAGGCTGGCGACGAAGTGGAATTCACCGGTGAACTTCTTTCCGTGGAACTTGGACCCGGTTTGCTGACCCAGGTGTTTGACGGTCTTCAGAACCCCCTGCCGGAACTTGCCGAACAGTGCGGCTTCTTCCTGCAGCGCGGTAAGTACCTGCCGGCTCTGCCCCGCGACAAGAAGTGGGCATTTACCCCGGTAGCCAAGGTTGGTGATGTATTGGTCGCTGGTGACACCGTCGGTACCGTACCCGAAGGCGTGTTCACCCACCGCATCATGGTGCCTTTCAAGGTTCTCGGCAAGGTGACCGTTGAATCCGTCGTTGCCGCTGGCGAACACGTTGTCGAAGACGTCGTCGCAGTAGTCAAGAACGAAAAGGGTGAAAAGATTGAAATTAAGATGGTCCAGACCTGGCCGGTGAAGATGCCTATTAAGGCTTTCGAAGAACGTCTTCGCCCCACCAAGCCCCTGACCATGCAGCAGCGCATTGTGGATACCTTCTTCCCTGTGATGCAGGGCGGTACCTTCTGTACTCCGGGCCCCTTCGGTGCCGGTAAGACTGTGCTGCAGCAGCTCATGAGCCGTTACGCCGACGTGGACATCGTGATCCTCGCTGCTTGCGGTGAACGTGCTGGTGAAGTGGTGGAAACCCTTCGCGAATTCCCTGAGTTGATCGACCCCCGTACCGGCAAGTCCCTCATGGAACGTACTCTTATCATTTGTAACACTTCTTCCATGCCGGTGGCAGCTCGTGAAGCTTCTGTTTACACTGGCGTGACCCTGGCTGAATACTACCGCCAGATGGGCCTGAACGTGTTGCTGTTGGCTGACTCCACTTCCCGTTGGGCACAGGCTCTCCGTGAAATGTCCGGCCGTTTGGAAGAAATCCCCGGTGAAGAAGCCTTCCCGGCATACCTCGAATCTGTGATCGCAGCCTTCTACGAACGCGGTGGCGTTGTTCGCCTGAAGGACGGTTCCACGGGTTCCGTGACCATCGGCGGTTCCGTTTCTCCGGCAGGTGGTAACTTCGAAGAACCCGTGACCCAGGCTACCCTTAAGGTGGTGGGCGCATTCCTCGGCCTTAGCCGTGAACGTTCCGACCAGCGCCGCTTCCCGGCAATCCACCCGCTGGATTCCTGGTCCAAGTACGAAGGCATCATTGATTCCAAGAAGGTTGCCGAAGCCCGCAAGATTCTTGCTGCTGGCGTTGACGTCAACAACATGATGAAGGTGGTGGGTGAAGAAGGTACCTCTATCGATGACTTCATTACTTACCTCAAGTCCGAATACCTTGACGCAGTCTATCTGCAGCAGGACGCATACCACGAAATCGACGCCGCCTGCACTGGCGACCGTCAGAAGTACGTGTTCGACAAGGTCTATAGCATTTTGAAGACTCCTATGACCTTTGCAGAAAAGGATGTTGCCCGTACCTTCTTCCTGAAGCTCACTCAGGCTACCAAGGACTGGAACCGCGTGGCAATTGATTCCGCAGAATTCAAGGACATCGAATCCAATATTACTGCTTCCGTGAAGGAGGTAACCGCTAATGCATAA